Proteins co-encoded in one Conger conger chromosome 4, fConCon1.1, whole genome shotgun sequence genomic window:
- the lrrc41 gene encoding leucine-rich repeat-containing protein 41 isoform X2: MSNGETGNVYTKVAALREICIKGVSEHMTALEKQVWDLPASLIKDILPHLNIFYLERIEPAAKRKGVSTDVVWAALWKDLVKAWRCRSRNDSGNQCSMPQADTPHLGFGERKRPCLHGESASSCGTCLIPEDENLGATLTRCRDTYNDACLTPLKRPRLDVGQMAGAAETSAGGLPSQSFSWQHMDSEGQFPPFTPSCSLNGQMCPKGQIHSLVLEVLKDNFSRTVSPLLSSSMCLRSLHLHSEWAIEEADVLGVMEALKVLFENPACSLTDLSIGSVSCSMPVCTLLLRLLTACPTLKSFSLEASPVCHQTKTCVTAATQPAEDTVFSLERLSLRFPQVCENLESLTLVLRRASSLTALHLIGIHNGGQKLGTLLQSLPELNPNLKSLSLDDVNLANCHNEVLNLLNNSKLEDAHFKDCRLLEKCEVKEDFLLPFVTALKGLLSLRSLTLSQNRLANGIIALGDLFSGDSPSRIQRLDISSNYILPTGLLEFGRRLEYSPPPPGLTVDLQCNPLDRDPQVTEEALLKLRPLCCVLTDDWNSRTTMADHISVM; this comes from the exons ATTTACCAGCTTCACTCATAAAGGACATCTTGcctcatttgaacattttttatcTGGAAAGAATTGAGCCTGCTGCCAAACGCAAAG GTGTGTCCACTGATGTTGTTTGGGCTGCTCTATGGAAAGATTTGGTAAAAGCATGGCGTTGCAGATCCAGG AATGACAGCGGAAATCAGTGCAGTATGCCACAGGCAGACACCCCACACCTTGGGtttggagaaagaaaaagaccTTGCTTGCATGGAGAAAGTGCTTCCAGCTGTGGAACGTGCTTGATACCTGAAGATGAAAATTTAGGTGCCACGTTAACCAGATGTAGGGACACGTACAACGACGCATGCTTGACTCCATTAAAGCGTCCACGGTTAGACGTAGGACAAATGGCAGGAGCTGCTGAAACGAGTGCTGGGGGTCTCCCTTCTCAGTCCTTTTCATGGCAACATATGGACTCAGAGGGTCAGTTTCCTCCATTCACCCCATCCTGCAGTCTTAATGGGCAAATGTGTCCCAAAGGACAGATCCACTCCCTGGTCCTTGAAGTGTTAAAAGATAACTTCTCTAGGACGGTATCACCACTTCTGTCCTCCTCCATGTGTCTGCGCTCACTCCATCTTCACAGTGAGT GGGCCATTGAGGAAGCTGATGTGTTGGGGGTGATGGAAGCCCTTAAGGTGCTGTTTGAAAACCCCGCCTGCTCTCTGACTGACCTCAGTATTGGTTCAGTGTCATGCTCTATGCCAGTGTGTACCCTGCTGCTGCGCCTGCTGACTGCATGCCCAACCCTCAAGTCCTTCTCTTTGGAGGCCTCTCCTGTTTGCCACCAAACAAAGACTTGTGTGACTGCAGCTACTCAGCCTGCTGAAGACACTG tgttttctctcgaGAGGTTGTCCCTGAGATTCCCCCAAGTATGTGAAAACCTGGAGAGCTTGACACTGGTGCTGAGACGTGCCTCGAGTCTGACAGCACTTCACCTCATAGGGATCCATAATGGAGGCCAGAAGCTTGGCACCCTGCTGCAGTCCCTGCCAG AGTTGAATCCAAACCTAAAATCCCTGTCCCTGGATGATGTCAACTTGGCTAATTGTCACAATGAAGTTCTAAATCTCCTGAACAACTCAAAGTTGGAAG ATGCACACTTCAAAGACTGTCGACTCCTGGAGAAATGTGAAGTGAAGGAGGACTTTCTTCTGCCTTTTGTGACTGCACTGAAAGGGCTCTTGTCACTTCGCTCCCTCACATTATCCCAAAACCGCCTGG CCAATGGTATAATTGCACTGGGAGACCTATTTTCAGGAGATTCTCCTTCCAGGATACAGAGACTGGACATCAG CTCCAACTACATTTTACCGACGGGACTGCTGGAATTTGGGAGACGGTTGGAGTACAGCCCTCCACCGCCTGGACTGACTGTAGATCTGCAGTGCAACCCCCTCGATCGTGACCCCCAGGTCACAGAGGAAGCTCTGCTGAAGCTTCGCCCTCTTTGCTGTGTCCTCACAGATGACTGGAATTCCAGAACTACTATGGCTGACCACATTAGTGTCATGTGA
- the lrrc41 gene encoding leucine-rich repeat-containing protein 41 isoform X1, with amino-acid sequence MSNGETGNVYTKVAALREICIKGVSEHMTALEKQVWDLPASLIKDILPHLNIFYLERIEPAAKRKGVSTDVVWAALWKDLVKAWRCRSRTTVSAHEWRHKCLERIFHLALFGHIRLDRPYLSNLSWSSILSLTANHVQILSLFGSAREICKLASDELRPVLATLENNVRCIKLQDTSALFKQGHAVMLYIFHRLLDHGSVRDLVLTRSPDIRLLTWILQNDSGNQCSMPQADTPHLGFGERKRPCLHGESASSCGTCLIPEDENLGATLTRCRDTYNDACLTPLKRPRLDVGQMAGAAETSAGGLPSQSFSWQHMDSEGQFPPFTPSCSLNGQMCPKGQIHSLVLEVLKDNFSRTVSPLLSSSMCLRSLHLHSEWAIEEADVLGVMEALKVLFENPACSLTDLSIGSVSCSMPVCTLLLRLLTACPTLKSFSLEASPVCHQTKTCVTAATQPAEDTVFSLERLSLRFPQVCENLESLTLVLRRASSLTALHLIGIHNGGQKLGTLLQSLPELNPNLKSLSLDDVNLANCHNEVLNLLNNSKLEDAHFKDCRLLEKCEVKEDFLLPFVTALKGLLSLRSLTLSQNRLANGIIALGDLFSGDSPSRIQRLDISSNYILPTGLLEFGRRLEYSPPPPGLTVDLQCNPLDRDPQVTEEALLKLRPLCCVLTDDWNSRTTMADHISVM; translated from the exons ATTTACCAGCTTCACTCATAAAGGACATCTTGcctcatttgaacattttttatcTGGAAAGAATTGAGCCTGCTGCCAAACGCAAAG GTGTGTCCACTGATGTTGTTTGGGCTGCTCTATGGAAAGATTTGGTAAAAGCATGGCGTTGCAGATCCAGG accACGGTCTCTGCTCATGAATGGAGGCATAAATGCCTTGAAAGGATTTTTCACCTGGCATTGTTTGGGCATATCCGATTGGACAGACCCTACCTTTCAAATCTCAGCTGGTCTTCCATCCTCTCTCTGACGGCTAATCATGTCCAGATCCTTTCTCTCTTTGGGTCTGCCAGAGAGATTTGCAAACTGGCTTCAGATGAATTGAGGCCAGTCTTGGCCACCTTGGAGAACAATGTCAGATGTATTAAACTACAGGACACCAGTGCCCTGTTTAAACAGGGCCATGCCGTCATGTTGTACATCTTTCATCGCCTTCTTGACCATGGATCAGTCAGGGATTTGGTCCTGACAAGGAGCCCTGACATAAGGCTTCTGACTTGGATTCTGCAGAATGACAGCGGAAATCAGTGCAGTATGCCACAGGCAGACACCCCACACCTTGGGtttggagaaagaaaaagaccTTGCTTGCATGGAGAAAGTGCTTCCAGCTGTGGAACGTGCTTGATACCTGAAGATGAAAATTTAGGTGCCACGTTAACCAGATGTAGGGACACGTACAACGACGCATGCTTGACTCCATTAAAGCGTCCACGGTTAGACGTAGGACAAATGGCAGGAGCTGCTGAAACGAGTGCTGGGGGTCTCCCTTCTCAGTCCTTTTCATGGCAACATATGGACTCAGAGGGTCAGTTTCCTCCATTCACCCCATCCTGCAGTCTTAATGGGCAAATGTGTCCCAAAGGACAGATCCACTCCCTGGTCCTTGAAGTGTTAAAAGATAACTTCTCTAGGACGGTATCACCACTTCTGTCCTCCTCCATGTGTCTGCGCTCACTCCATCTTCACAGTGAGT GGGCCATTGAGGAAGCTGATGTGTTGGGGGTGATGGAAGCCCTTAAGGTGCTGTTTGAAAACCCCGCCTGCTCTCTGACTGACCTCAGTATTGGTTCAGTGTCATGCTCTATGCCAGTGTGTACCCTGCTGCTGCGCCTGCTGACTGCATGCCCAACCCTCAAGTCCTTCTCTTTGGAGGCCTCTCCTGTTTGCCACCAAACAAAGACTTGTGTGACTGCAGCTACTCAGCCTGCTGAAGACACTG tgttttctctcgaGAGGTTGTCCCTGAGATTCCCCCAAGTATGTGAAAACCTGGAGAGCTTGACACTGGTGCTGAGACGTGCCTCGAGTCTGACAGCACTTCACCTCATAGGGATCCATAATGGAGGCCAGAAGCTTGGCACCCTGCTGCAGTCCCTGCCAG AGTTGAATCCAAACCTAAAATCCCTGTCCCTGGATGATGTCAACTTGGCTAATTGTCACAATGAAGTTCTAAATCTCCTGAACAACTCAAAGTTGGAAG ATGCACACTTCAAAGACTGTCGACTCCTGGAGAAATGTGAAGTGAAGGAGGACTTTCTTCTGCCTTTTGTGACTGCACTGAAAGGGCTCTTGTCACTTCGCTCCCTCACATTATCCCAAAACCGCCTGG CCAATGGTATAATTGCACTGGGAGACCTATTTTCAGGAGATTCTCCTTCCAGGATACAGAGACTGGACATCAG CTCCAACTACATTTTACCGACGGGACTGCTGGAATTTGGGAGACGGTTGGAGTACAGCCCTCCACCGCCTGGACTGACTGTAGATCTGCAGTGCAACCCCCTCGATCGTGACCCCCAGGTCACAGAGGAAGCTCTGCTGAAGCTTCGCCCTCTTTGCTGTGTCCTCACAGATGACTGGAATTCCAGAACTACTATGGCTGACCACATTAGTGTCATGTGA